One genomic segment of Brevibacillus laterosporus LMG 15441 includes these proteins:
- a CDS encoding purine/pyrimidine permease — MKYGLHSTPPWKVTIPAAVQWFIVTLSCSIAVPIVIGEAYGLSEAQTALFIQQTLFYIGLASLIQGWIGHRYPMMEAPAGLWWSIFLMLGQIGVTMGLAPMEIGQSFQVGMVISGLIFLILGFTKSISKLQKLFTPAVTGTYMILLAISLASNFIKGMLGVGYHGSTTVLPSIALASIVIIMIVLLCQKIKAVASFAVLIGMLAGWGTYALMGWTDPIRESSSLITLPRLFFWGPFHWDLGIVITCVLTTLILLTNLITSIAVIGETTEEKAEKRHFDKGGVFTGVSHLISGLAGVVGMIPLTLAAAFIQTTRIASRLPFILAMSFMMIIGLLPSISNILATLPTPVAYAAMFVAYAQILGFGLRDFKRIPFNERTIIVVGCSLLLGLGIMFVAPDAWRTLHPMLSFLCSNGLLVGVLLVLLLEHVIYPNRAVQTVETKKDESAS; from the coding sequence GTGAAGTACGGCTTACATAGTACACCACCTTGGAAGGTAACAATACCGGCAGCTGTTCAGTGGTTTATTGTAACTCTTTCGTGTAGCATTGCAGTACCTATTGTCATTGGCGAAGCTTATGGTTTAAGCGAAGCCCAAACAGCTTTATTTATTCAACAGACTTTGTTTTATATTGGATTAGCCTCCCTAATCCAGGGGTGGATTGGTCATAGATATCCTATGATGGAGGCACCTGCAGGGTTATGGTGGAGTATTTTTCTTATGTTAGGCCAAATAGGTGTTACAATGGGCTTAGCCCCAATGGAAATAGGACAATCCTTCCAGGTAGGGATGGTCATCTCGGGTTTAATCTTTTTAATTTTAGGCTTCACCAAGTCTATAAGTAAATTGCAGAAGCTTTTTACCCCTGCTGTAACCGGGACCTATATGATTTTACTAGCAATATCACTAGCTAGTAATTTTATTAAAGGGATGCTAGGAGTAGGGTATCATGGTTCAACTACTGTACTTCCCAGTATTGCCTTAGCCTCTATTGTTATTATTATGATTGTGTTACTATGTCAAAAAATAAAAGCTGTTGCTAGCTTTGCAGTATTAATCGGAATGTTAGCAGGTTGGGGAACATATGCTTTAATGGGCTGGACAGATCCTATTAGAGAATCATCGAGTTTGATAACTTTACCCCGGTTGTTTTTCTGGGGACCGTTTCATTGGGATCTAGGGATTGTAATAACATGTGTACTTACAACTCTAATTCTTTTAACTAATTTAATAACTAGCATTGCAGTAATTGGTGAAACAACGGAAGAAAAGGCAGAAAAGAGACACTTTGATAAAGGTGGAGTATTTACAGGTGTGTCCCATCTCATATCTGGATTGGCAGGGGTTGTGGGAATGATACCACTCACACTTGCTGCGGCGTTTATACAAACGACAAGGATTGCATCTAGATTACCCTTTATTTTAGCTATGTCTTTCATGATGATAATTGGGCTTCTTCCTTCTATTTCTAATATACTAGCAACCTTGCCAACACCAGTTGCCTATGCAGCTATGTTTGTTGCGTATGCCCAAATCCTAGGATTTGGTTTACGAGATTTTAAAAGAATTCCTTTTAATGAACGAACGATTATTGTGGTAGGTTGTTCTTTATTATTGGGATTAGGTATCATGTTTGTTGCCCCTGATGCGTGGCGAACTCTGCATCCTATGCTGAGTTTCTTATGTAGTAATGGACTCCTAGTGGGTGTGCTATTAGTTTTGTTATTAGAACATGTTATTTACCCTAATCGTGCGGTACAAACTGTAGAGACAAAAAAAGACGAATCTGCTTCCTAG
- a CDS encoding B3/B4 domain-containing protein has protein sequence MYINIDSNLLEKLPGFSLGMIHYSGMSLSSSPKMLMGRMNYFIESLRIEHSLESMKNIPNLSYWRAGFKALGIDPSRYRPSSEALLRRILQGNPFHWVNSAVDVNNFLSITHFLPFGLYDVHKLQLPIRCQLGTENDVYAALNGRDVTMNGKIILADENGAFGSPIVDSLRTSVTTDSTELIQIIFIPPNISPNEQEKIIGSSARMMIEINGGDIVESAIISTK, from the coding sequence ATGTACATAAACATTGATTCTAATCTGTTAGAGAAGCTTCCTGGTTTTTCTTTGGGAATGATTCATTATTCGGGAATGTCCCTCTCTAGCTCTCCCAAAATGCTAATGGGTCGCATGAATTATTTTATTGAATCTCTGCGTATAGAGCATTCTCTTGAAAGCATGAAGAATATCCCTAATCTAAGCTACTGGCGTGCTGGGTTTAAAGCATTAGGTATCGATCCTAGTCGATACCGTCCTTCTTCTGAGGCGTTACTGCGCCGAATTCTACAAGGAAACCCCTTTCATTGGGTAAATTCTGCAGTCGATGTAAATAATTTTTTATCAATTACGCATTTTCTTCCTTTTGGTCTATATGATGTTCACAAGCTACAACTTCCAATACGTTGTCAATTAGGTACAGAAAATGATGTTTATGCAGCTCTAAATGGACGTGACGTTACTATGAACGGAAAAATAATCTTAGCTGATGAGAATGGAGCATTTGGTAGCCCTATTGTTGATTCTCTCCGAACCAGTGTAACAACTGACAGTACAGAGCTCATACAGATCATCTTTATTCCACCAAATATTTCACCAAACGAACAGGAAAAAATAATTGGTTCCTCAGCTAGAATGATGATCGAGATCAATGGCGGTGACATTGTTGAATCCGCAATTATTTCAACAAAGTAA
- the rnhA gene encoding ribonuclease HI encodes MKEVTIYTDGACSGNPGPGGWGAVLFYGEHKKEMSGSAEQTTNNRMELQAVIEALKVLKEPCKVTIYSDSAYVVNCFQQRWHVGWVQRGWKNSKNQPVENQELWKELLSLMEIHQVSYVKVKGHADNEWNNRCDELATGAIKHR; translated from the coding sequence ATGAAGGAAGTAACAATTTATACGGACGGAGCATGCTCGGGTAATCCTGGTCCAGGTGGCTGGGGAGCGGTTCTGTTTTATGGTGAACATAAAAAAGAAATGTCCGGATCAGCTGAGCAAACGACAAATAATCGAATGGAATTGCAGGCTGTTATCGAGGCTTTAAAGGTTCTTAAGGAGCCCTGCAAGGTTACGATATATAGCGATAGTGCCTATGTTGTAAACTGTTTTCAACAGCGTTGGCATGTGGGCTGGGTGCAGCGAGGATGGAAAAATAGCAAAAACCAACCTGTGGAGAATCAGGAGCTATGGAAAGAGCTTCTGTCACTCATGGAAATTCATCAGGTTAGCTATGTAAAAGTAAAGGGCCATGCTGACAATGAATGGAATAATCGTTGCGACGAATTGGCCACAGGAGCGATTAAACACCGGTGA
- the queG gene encoding tRNA epoxyqueuosine(34) reductase QueG, with product MKPSLDTAYWQQIKETIQRYAAEIGIDKIGFTSADPFLELKDRLIVHREKGYESGFEEKDIDKRVYPELTLEGARSIIAIAIAYPSKMTNFPKSEPEAYRGILARSAWGVDYHHILRDKLNQLADFIQTLESEARLESMVDTGVLSDRAVAERAGIGWVGKNCSIITPEFGSYVYLGEMITNLPLPSDQPIEDQCGDCTLCLDTCPTQALVQGGQLNSQRCVAFLTQVKDEIPEEFREKIGNRLYGCDTCQTVCPKNKGMNFTHHPETLPDPELVKPLLKPLLTIGNKEFKARFGKSAAAWRGKKPIQRNAILGLAHFRDKSAIPDLIELLNKDLRPVIRGTSAWALGRIGGELAVEALKLANLKEQDESVLQEIQKALKKLEGKNVTANNNT from the coding sequence GTGAAGCCATCTCTAGACACAGCATATTGGCAACAAATAAAAGAAACCATTCAACGTTATGCAGCAGAAATAGGCATTGATAAAATAGGATTTACCTCAGCAGATCCCTTTTTAGAATTAAAAGACAGACTGATCGTGCATCGTGAAAAAGGATATGAGTCAGGTTTTGAAGAGAAGGACATTGATAAGCGGGTGTATCCTGAGCTTACTCTTGAGGGAGCACGTTCTATCATCGCTATTGCTATTGCCTATCCCTCCAAGATGACCAATTTTCCCAAATCAGAACCAGAGGCGTATAGAGGGATTTTAGCCCGCTCCGCATGGGGGGTAGATTATCATCACATTCTACGTGATAAATTGAACCAACTTGCCGATTTTATTCAAACATTGGAATCAGAAGCACGTTTAGAATCTATGGTAGATACAGGTGTCTTGTCTGATCGAGCTGTAGCTGAAAGAGCGGGAATAGGATGGGTAGGGAAAAATTGTTCCATTATTACCCCAGAATTCGGTTCTTATGTCTATCTAGGCGAGATGATCACGAACCTACCGTTACCATCCGATCAGCCAATAGAGGATCAGTGTGGAGACTGTACACTTTGTTTGGATACTTGCCCAACGCAGGCCTTAGTTCAAGGTGGGCAACTAAATTCACAGAGATGTGTAGCGTTTCTTACTCAGGTGAAGGACGAAATACCAGAGGAATTCCGTGAAAAAATAGGCAATAGATTATATGGTTGTGATACCTGTCAGACGGTATGCCCTAAAAATAAAGGGATGAACTTTACACATCACCCAGAAACTTTACCAGATCCAGAGCTGGTTAAACCTTTGCTAAAGCCCCTACTTACAATTGGAAATAAAGAATTTAAAGCAAGGTTTGGAAAATCAGCAGCAGCTTGGCGCGGTAAAAAGCCTATACAAAGAAATGCCATTTTGGGTTTAGCACATTTTAGAGATAAGTCAGCAATTCCAGATCTAATCGAGCTTTTGAATAAAGATTTACGCCCCGTTATCCGAGGAACCTCTGCGTGGGCATTAGGACGGATTGGTGGAGAGTTAGCAGTGGAAGCATTGAAATTAGCCAATCTCAAGGAACAAGATGAGTCTGTTTTGCAAGAGATACAAAAAGCATTAAAAAAGCTAGAAGGAAAAAACGTGACAGCGAACAATAATACCTAG
- a CDS encoding methylated-DNA--[protein]-cysteine S-methyltransferase — MNVLYYSYMDAPIGGLILVTNQIGVCYIQFGQDEESMLAVQSWAKKWQYTLADRPTPEKHHELHQQLRDYFQGKRKTFTFPIDLHGTVFQKKVWNALLTIPYGETRSYKEIACFIGSDKAVRAVGGANNKNPVSLLVPCHRVIGADGSLVGYGGGLSIKEQLLSLEGVLPIDK, encoded by the coding sequence ATGAATGTATTGTATTACTCTTATATGGATGCACCTATTGGGGGATTGATTTTAGTTACGAATCAAATTGGTGTTTGTTATATCCAATTTGGACAAGATGAGGAAAGCATGCTTGCCGTCCAAAGCTGGGCAAAAAAATGGCAATATACCTTAGCAGATCGTCCTACACCGGAAAAACACCATGAGCTCCACCAACAATTGCGGGATTATTTCCAAGGAAAACGTAAAACCTTTACTTTTCCTATAGATTTGCATGGAACAGTGTTTCAGAAAAAGGTTTGGAATGCATTACTTACGATTCCTTACGGTGAGACACGCTCTTATAAAGAAATTGCTTGTTTTATTGGCTCAGATAAGGCAGTAAGAGCAGTAGGAGGGGCTAACAACAAAAATCCAGTCTCGTTACTTGTTCCATGCCATCGAGTAATTGGGGCGGATGGATCCTTGGTCGGCTATGGTGGAGGGCTATCCATTAAGGAACAATTACTTTCTTTAGAAGGGGTATTACCGATTGATAAATAA
- a CDS encoding amidase domain-containing protein, producing MVGEAWRTEVNQYLEEIDKALLSLNFSILPQQMKLTEETKKAIRYWQEAWLQWRNGQYDPESWSLHAVHTKLTPIYEAACSSNVIVSGLLHRRIYYRPTPSAPLEFYEIQTNEQIKLISDDGSLWKFEQVWGMPMPLFHGNDSDLANSMNNNQEQGSSSHNSLPNDVVNSKIHPVVLSYRYNREAAVAYANTYWETPNPAYPYFQDDCTNFISQCLHAGGIPMIFTNSRAKGWWYRHRKEGWSFSWAIANSLESLLAKGGAPFYAQQRESPQELELGDIICYDFTGDGRWDHNTIVVAKDEQGFPLVNAHTFNAQYRYWEYLDSTAYTPAIKYRFFHVMAIDN from the coding sequence ATGGTGGGAGAAGCTTGGAGAACTGAGGTAAACCAATATCTCGAAGAAATAGATAAGGCACTTCTAAGCCTGAATTTTTCTATTTTGCCCCAACAAATGAAACTTACGGAAGAAACAAAGAAAGCGATTAGGTATTGGCAGGAAGCTTGGCTTCAATGGAGGAATGGACAATACGATCCCGAAAGCTGGTCATTGCATGCGGTTCATACAAAGCTAACACCTATTTATGAGGCTGCGTGCTCTTCAAATGTTATAGTATCAGGACTTCTTCATAGGAGAATTTATTACAGACCGACTCCATCTGCCCCTCTTGAGTTTTATGAAATACAGACCAACGAACAAATAAAATTAATCTCTGATGACGGAAGCCTGTGGAAATTCGAACAGGTGTGGGGGATGCCAATGCCGTTATTTCATGGCAATGATTCTGATTTGGCAAATTCCATGAACAATAATCAAGAGCAGGGTAGTTCCTCACATAATAGTTTGCCTAATGATGTAGTGAATTCAAAAATCCATCCTGTTGTTCTATCCTATCGTTATAATCGGGAAGCCGCTGTTGCTTATGCAAATACGTATTGGGAAACTCCTAACCCGGCATATCCTTATTTTCAGGATGATTGTACCAACTTTATTTCTCAATGCTTGCATGCAGGTGGAATTCCTATGATATTTACTAATAGTAGGGCCAAAGGATGGTGGTATCGTCATCGGAAAGAGGGATGGAGTTTTAGTTGGGCCATTGCAAATAGTCTAGAATCATTGTTGGCAAAAGGAGGGGCTCCTTTTTATGCTCAACAAAGGGAATCTCCGCAGGAATTGGAACTCGGTGATATCATTTGTTATGATTTTACTGGGGATGGGAGATGGGATCATAATACAATTGTCGTGGCAAAGGATGAGCAGGGATTTCCGTTAGTGAATGCGCACACGTTTAATGCGCAGTATCGCTATTGGGAGTACTTAGATTCTACAGCTTATACACCTGCTATCAAGTATCGCTTCTTTCATGTGATGGCCATCGATAATTAA
- a CDS encoding tRNA (cytidine(34)-2'-O)-methyltransferase, with product MSLHIVLHEPLIPANTGNIARTCAATGVHLHLIRPLGFSTDDKALKRAGLDYWHAVNISYYDNFDHFAQVHEHKTDRFFFVETNGTRSYSDIAFQPGDFIILGKETSGIPQEIMDRYDPSQIVRIPMGGATRSMNLSNCAAIVTFEGLRQIGFPGLD from the coding sequence ATGTCTTTACACATCGTACTACATGAACCATTAATTCCAGCCAATACAGGGAATATTGCCAGAACTTGCGCAGCTACTGGTGTTCATTTGCATCTTATACGTCCACTTGGCTTTTCAACTGACGACAAGGCTCTGAAACGAGCGGGATTGGATTATTGGCATGCAGTAAATATCAGCTACTACGATAATTTTGATCATTTCGCCCAAGTTCATGAGCATAAAACAGATCGTTTTTTCTTTGTAGAGACAAATGGGACAAGGTCTTATAGCGATATCGCTTTTCAACCTGGCGATTTTATTATCTTGGGTAAAGAAACTAGTGGCATTCCACAAGAAATTATGGACAGATACGATCCTAGTCAAATTGTTCGTATTCCTATGGGAGGCGCAACCAGATCTATGAATTTATCTAATTGTGCAGCCATTGTTACTTTTGAAGGGCTACGGCAGATTGGCTTTCCAGGATTGGATTAA
- a CDS encoding HAD family hydrolase, whose product MSQATTVFFDLDGTLLEMHTDQFVENYLKELAKFVGDAFESKQLISWLWDSTKAMIINKEADKTNEQIFIENFVKKSGTKKEDVWPIFEKFYVELFPNLSHYTNPSPWGKKLVEAAKEAGYRIAVTTNPVFPKEAIYGRLAWLELTPEDFEWVTVYETSHFTKPNLEYYREVCERLQVAPEECIMVGNHMQEDMVASQLGVKTFLVTNYMEDRGEPTYQVDQRGTIEELYQAIINRQGVFAKA is encoded by the coding sequence ATGTCACAGGCAACTACCGTTTTTTTTGACCTAGATGGAACATTATTAGAGATGCATACTGATCAATTCGTGGAGAACTATCTAAAAGAGTTAGCTAAGTTTGTAGGGGATGCCTTTGAATCAAAGCAATTGATTAGTTGGCTATGGGATTCAACAAAAGCAATGATTATTAATAAGGAAGCAGATAAAACAAACGAACAGATATTCATTGAGAATTTCGTTAAAAAGAGTGGCACGAAGAAAGAAGATGTATGGCCTATCTTTGAAAAATTTTATGTGGAGCTATTTCCAAATTTATCACACTACACCAATCCATCACCATGGGGGAAAAAATTAGTGGAAGCAGCGAAAGAGGCAGGTTATCGTATTGCTGTTACTACAAACCCTGTTTTTCCAAAAGAAGCTATATACGGGAGATTGGCGTGGCTTGAATTAACACCCGAAGATTTTGAATGGGTAACGGTGTATGAGACATCTCATTTCACAAAACCTAATCTGGAGTATTATCGTGAAGTATGTGAGCGTCTACAAGTAGCACCAGAAGAGTGCATCATGGTAGGAAATCATATGCAGGAAGACATGGTAGCAAGTCAATTGGGTGTAAAAACATTTTTGGTGACCAATTACATGGAGGATCGTGGGGAGCCTACCTATCAGGTAGACCAACGAGGGACGATTGAGGAATTATATCAAGCAATTATAAATCGTCAGGGTGTTTTTGCTAAAGCTTAG